The Bos taurus isolate L1 Dominette 01449 registration number 42190680 breed Hereford chromosome 18, ARS-UCD2.0, whole genome shotgun sequence genome has a window encoding:
- the LOC785907 gene encoding orphan sodium- and chloride-dependent neurotransmitter transporter NTT5-like isoform X6 translates to MEEVCILVSLYNSIIITWSLSYLSNSFRYPLPWDKCPLVRNINVTDLSCLQTVTHQYFWYHTTLNASNHIEEEVETLVLNLTLGIFTVWFLLFLIMMVGLKISMQTLIFSVFLPYIILLCFLIRCLFLEGATTSLRRMVTTEFSAWASLDLWRQAGGHVLYSLGLGMGTIILFSYKSGGDNYAQVASLVILVNLVTSLLTTSIIFIVLGFWTTTSGHACIKQSISKLMQLIDEGVLPQNAKPPKDILLLPTLDYIKWINSLPGHLRQKVIHLSPSCSIKVQKEMFMEGPGLALAAFSQVVSLFPGSSFWAILFFMALLIIGLSNLMRLLEGIVFPLQNSISIFRNYPRILSAIVCLGGFLGSLVFTSRAGSYIMYLFDDLLVPLTLIITVVFQNMALAWIYGAGRFREEMFSEMGRPLWPFSSFLWCYVTLPGLLALLTICLMQLYQGTHLYYTAWNTSGSQEVKHLYPRNSLGWVIFLSILTFLPIPVHPLHQWWSLQDYVAPDPFGKLMSKKTPMLSSMSSQRPKHHSVKSPERTSNASTRGLSMSLLRSLKPESGCLSQDSEKYEGSSWFSLPLVTSLSSSLTIRSASLRVSRQVSPASINTDSSYKGGETKEESPKETSVH, encoded by the exons ATGGAGGAG GTGTGCATCTTGGTGAGCTTGTACAACAGCATTATCATCACCTGGAGCCTCTCCTACCTAAGCAACTCCTTTCGTTACCCCCTGCCGTGGGACAAGTGCCCACTGGTGAGGAACATCAATGTCACCg ACCTTTCTTGCCttcagactgtaacccaccagtacTTCTGGTACCACACCACTCTGAACGCCTCAAACCACATTGAAGAAGAGGTCGAGACCCTCGTCCTGAATCTCACCCTGGGCATCTTCACAGTCTGGTTCCTCCTCTTCTTAATCATGATGGTAGGGCTAAAGATTTCAATGCAG ACGCTGATTTTCTCAGTATTCCTTCCCTACATCAtcctcctctgcttcctcatccGATGTCTCTTCTTGGAAGGTGCAACCACCAGCCTCAGACGTATGGTGACCACAGAG TTCTCTGCCTGGGCCTCGCTGGACCTGTGGCGTCAAGCAGGAGGCCACGTGCTCTATTCCCTGGGCCTGGGCATGGGCACCATCATCTTATTCTCCTACAAGTCTGGAGGTGACAACTATGCCCAGGTGGCCTCTTTGGTGATCCTGGTCAACTTGGTGACTTCACTGCTGACTACGTCCATCATCTTTATAGTGCTGGGGTTCTGGACCACCACCAGCGGGCATGCCTGTATCAAGCA GAGCATCTCAAAGCTGATGCAGCTGATAGACGAGGGGGTGCTGCCTCAGAATGCCAAGCCCCCCAAAGACATCCTGCTGCTGCCCACCCTGGACTACATAAAATGGATCAACAGTCTCCCGGGCCATCTCCGGCAAAAGGTCATCCACTTATCCCCATCCTGCAGCATCAAGGTGCAGAAGGAAATG TTCATGGAGGGCCCGGGCCTGGCACTCGCAGCCTTCTCCCAAGTCGTCTCGTTGTTCCCTGGCTCCTCTTTCTGGGCCATCCTCTTCTTCATGGCTCTGCTCATCATAGGCTTGAGCAACTTGATGAGGCTCTTGGAAGGCATTGTCTTTCCCCTCCAGAACTCCATCTCCATCTTCAGGAATTATCCCAGGATACTCTCAG CGATCGTCTGCTTGGGAGGTTTTCTGGGCAGCCTCGTCTTCACCAGTCGTGCTGGCAGCTACATAATGTACTTGTTTGATGACCTCCTGGTCCCACTGACCCTCATCATCACCGTGGTCTTCCAGAACATGGCCCTGGCTTGGATCTACGGAGCTGGGAG GTTCAGGGAAGAAATGTTCAGTGAGATGGGCCGCCCTCTGTGGCCCTTCTCCTCATTCCTGTGGTGCTACGTGACCTTGCCAGGGCTGCTGGCCCTCCTCACCATCTGCCTCATGCAGCTCTACCAGGGGACACACCTCTACTACACTGCCTGGAATACCAGTGGG AGCCAGGAAGTGAAACACCTCTACCCGCGGAACAGCCTGGGCTGGGTCATCTTCCTCAGCATCCTCACCTTCCTGCCGATTCCAGTCCACCCACTCCACCAGTGGTGGTCCCTCCAGGACTACGTTGCCCCGGATCCCTTTGGAAAGCTAATGTCTAAAAAGACACCCATGCTGTCCTCCATGTCCTCACAGAGGCCGAAGCACCACTCGGTGAAGTCCCCGGAGAGAACCAGCAACGCCTCAACCAGAGGGTTAAGTATGTCCTTACTCAGGTCGCTGAAACCCGAGTCAGGGTGTCTCAGCCAGGACTCAGAGAAGTATGAGGGCTCCTCCTGGTTCAGCCTGCCTCTAGTGACCTCCCTGTCGTCTTCCTTGACCATAAGGAGTGCCAGCCTCCGTGTCTCAAGGCAGGTGAGCCCAGCCTCGATAAACACAGACAGCAGCTACAAGGGCGGGGAGACCAAGGAAGAAAGCCCAAAAGAGACATCTGTTCACTAA
- the LOC785907 gene encoding orphan sodium- and chloride-dependent neurotransmitter transporter NTT5-like isoform X1: MESLEEISEEESPKERHTSSTPSWKLTAKEILATKTQNYFAQTKRAENILIQIAFSIGLSSIWRFPYLCHLNGGGSFILVYFFMLLFFGVPLMYMEMIMGKCLRVDNIRVWKQLVPWLGGIGYASILVCILVSLYNSIIITWSLSYLSNSFRYPLPWDKCPLVRNINVTDLSCLQTVTHQYFWYHTTLNASNHIEEEVETLVLNLTLGIFTVWFLLFLIMMVGLKISMQTLIFSVFLPYIILLCFLIRCLFLEGATTSLRRMVTTEFSAWASLDLWRQAGGHVLYSLGLGMGTIILFSYKSGGDNYAQVASLVILVNLVTSLLTTSIIFIVLGFWTTTSGHACIKQSISKLMQLIDEGVLPQNAKPPKDILLLPTLDYIKWINSLPGHLRQKVIHLSPSCSIKVQKEMFMEGPGLALAAFSQVVSLFPGSSFWAILFFMALLIIGLSNLMRLLEGIVFPLQNSISIFRNYPRILSAIVCLGGFLGSLVFTSRAGSYIMYLFDDLLVPLTLIITVVFQNMALAWIYGAGRFREEMFSEMGRPLWPFSSFLWCYVTLPGLLALLTICLMQLYQGTHLYYTAWNTSGSQEVKHLYPRNSLGWVIFLSILTFLPIPVHPLHQWWSLQDYVAPDPFGKLMSKKTPMLSSMSSQRPKHHSVKSPERTSNASTRGLSMSLLRSLKPESGCLSQDSEKYEGSSWFSLPLVTSLSSSLTIRSASLRVSRQVSPASINTDSSYKGGETKEESPKETSVH; encoded by the exons ATGGAGTCCCTTGAAGAAATATCAGAGGAAGAATCCCCCAAAGAACGCCACACTTCCTCAACACCGTCCTGGAAGCTCACAGCCAAGGAGATTCTGGCCACCAAGACCCAAAACTACTTTGCTCAGACTAAAAGAGCTGAGAACATCTTGATCCagattgccttctccattggtcTAAGCAGCATATGGCGGTTCCCTTACCTGTGTCATCTGAATGGAGGAG GCAGCTTTATCCTGGTGTACTTCTTCATGCTCCTCTTTTTCGGGGTTCCCCTCATGTACATGGAGATGATCATGGGGAAATGTCTGCGCGTGGACAACATCCGGGTCTGGAAGCAGCTTGTCCCCTGGCTGGGCGGCATAGGCTACGCCAGCATACTG GTGTGCATCTTGGTGAGCTTGTACAACAGCATTATCATCACCTGGAGCCTCTCCTACCTAAGCAACTCCTTTCGTTACCCCCTGCCGTGGGACAAGTGCCCACTGGTGAGGAACATCAATGTCACCg ACCTTTCTTGCCttcagactgtaacccaccagtacTTCTGGTACCACACCACTCTGAACGCCTCAAACCACATTGAAGAAGAGGTCGAGACCCTCGTCCTGAATCTCACCCTGGGCATCTTCACAGTCTGGTTCCTCCTCTTCTTAATCATGATGGTAGGGCTAAAGATTTCAATGCAG ACGCTGATTTTCTCAGTATTCCTTCCCTACATCAtcctcctctgcttcctcatccGATGTCTCTTCTTGGAAGGTGCAACCACCAGCCTCAGACGTATGGTGACCACAGAG TTCTCTGCCTGGGCCTCGCTGGACCTGTGGCGTCAAGCAGGAGGCCACGTGCTCTATTCCCTGGGCCTGGGCATGGGCACCATCATCTTATTCTCCTACAAGTCTGGAGGTGACAACTATGCCCAGGTGGCCTCTTTGGTGATCCTGGTCAACTTGGTGACTTCACTGCTGACTACGTCCATCATCTTTATAGTGCTGGGGTTCTGGACCACCACCAGCGGGCATGCCTGTATCAAGCA GAGCATCTCAAAGCTGATGCAGCTGATAGACGAGGGGGTGCTGCCTCAGAATGCCAAGCCCCCCAAAGACATCCTGCTGCTGCCCACCCTGGACTACATAAAATGGATCAACAGTCTCCCGGGCCATCTCCGGCAAAAGGTCATCCACTTATCCCCATCCTGCAGCATCAAGGTGCAGAAGGAAATG TTCATGGAGGGCCCGGGCCTGGCACTCGCAGCCTTCTCCCAAGTCGTCTCGTTGTTCCCTGGCTCCTCTTTCTGGGCCATCCTCTTCTTCATGGCTCTGCTCATCATAGGCTTGAGCAACTTGATGAGGCTCTTGGAAGGCATTGTCTTTCCCCTCCAGAACTCCATCTCCATCTTCAGGAATTATCCCAGGATACTCTCAG CGATCGTCTGCTTGGGAGGTTTTCTGGGCAGCCTCGTCTTCACCAGTCGTGCTGGCAGCTACATAATGTACTTGTTTGATGACCTCCTGGTCCCACTGACCCTCATCATCACCGTGGTCTTCCAGAACATGGCCCTGGCTTGGATCTACGGAGCTGGGAG GTTCAGGGAAGAAATGTTCAGTGAGATGGGCCGCCCTCTGTGGCCCTTCTCCTCATTCCTGTGGTGCTACGTGACCTTGCCAGGGCTGCTGGCCCTCCTCACCATCTGCCTCATGCAGCTCTACCAGGGGACACACCTCTACTACACTGCCTGGAATACCAGTGGG AGCCAGGAAGTGAAACACCTCTACCCGCGGAACAGCCTGGGCTGGGTCATCTTCCTCAGCATCCTCACCTTCCTGCCGATTCCAGTCCACCCACTCCACCAGTGGTGGTCCCTCCAGGACTACGTTGCCCCGGATCCCTTTGGAAAGCTAATGTCTAAAAAGACACCCATGCTGTCCTCCATGTCCTCACAGAGGCCGAAGCACCACTCGGTGAAGTCCCCGGAGAGAACCAGCAACGCCTCAACCAGAGGGTTAAGTATGTCCTTACTCAGGTCGCTGAAACCCGAGTCAGGGTGTCTCAGCCAGGACTCAGAGAAGTATGAGGGCTCCTCCTGGTTCAGCCTGCCTCTAGTGACCTCCCTGTCGTCTTCCTTGACCATAAGGAGTGCCAGCCTCCGTGTCTCAAGGCAGGTGAGCCCAGCCTCGATAAACACAGACAGCAGCTACAAGGGCGGGGAGACCAAGGAAGAAAGCCCAAAAGAGACATCTGTTCACTAA
- the LOC785907 gene encoding orphan sodium- and chloride-dependent neurotransmitter transporter NTT5-like isoform X4 → MESLEEISEEESPKERHTSSTPSWKLTAKEILATKTQNYFAQTKRAENILIQIAFSIGLSSIWRFPYLCHLNGGGVHLGELVQQHYHHLEPLLPKQLLSLPPAVGQVPTDLSCLQTVTHQYFWYHTTLNASNHIEEEVETLVLNLTLGIFTVWFLLFLIMMVGLKISMQTLIFSVFLPYIILLCFLIRCLFLEGATTSLRRMVTTEFSAWASLDLWRQAGGHVLYSLGLGMGTIILFSYKSGGDNYAQVASLVILVNLVTSLLTTSIIFIVLGFWTTTSGHACIKQSISKLMQLIDEGVLPQNAKPPKDILLLPTLDYIKWINSLPGHLRQKVIHLSPSCSIKVQKEMFMEGPGLALAAFSQVVSLFPGSSFWAILFFMALLIIGLSNLMRLLEGIVFPLQNSISIFRNYPRILSAIVCLGGFLGSLVFTSRAGSYIMYLFDDLLVPLTLIITVVFQNMALAWIYGAGRFREEMFSEMGRPLWPFSSFLWCYVTLPGLLALLTICLMQLYQGTHLYYTAWNTSGSQEVKHLYPRNSLGWVIFLSILTFLPIPVHPLHQWWSLQDYVAPDPFGKLMSKKTPMLSSMSSQRPKHHSVKSPERTSNASTRGLSMSLLRSLKPESGCLSQDSEKYEGSSWFSLPLVTSLSSSLTIRSASLRVSRQVSPASINTDSSYKGGETKEESPKETSVH, encoded by the exons ATGGAGTCCCTTGAAGAAATATCAGAGGAAGAATCCCCCAAAGAACGCCACACTTCCTCAACACCGTCCTGGAAGCTCACAGCCAAGGAGATTCTGGCCACCAAGACCCAAAACTACTTTGCTCAGACTAAAAGAGCTGAGAACATCTTGATCCagattgccttctccattggtcTAAGCAGCATATGGCGGTTCCCTTACCTGTGTCATCTGAATGGAGGAG GTGTGCATCTTGGTGAGCTTGTACAACAGCATTATCATCACCTGGAGCCTCTCCTACCTAAGCAACTCCTTTCGTTACCCCCTGCCGTGGGACAAGTGCCCACTG ACCTTTCTTGCCttcagactgtaacccaccagtacTTCTGGTACCACACCACTCTGAACGCCTCAAACCACATTGAAGAAGAGGTCGAGACCCTCGTCCTGAATCTCACCCTGGGCATCTTCACAGTCTGGTTCCTCCTCTTCTTAATCATGATGGTAGGGCTAAAGATTTCAATGCAG ACGCTGATTTTCTCAGTATTCCTTCCCTACATCAtcctcctctgcttcctcatccGATGTCTCTTCTTGGAAGGTGCAACCACCAGCCTCAGACGTATGGTGACCACAGAG TTCTCTGCCTGGGCCTCGCTGGACCTGTGGCGTCAAGCAGGAGGCCACGTGCTCTATTCCCTGGGCCTGGGCATGGGCACCATCATCTTATTCTCCTACAAGTCTGGAGGTGACAACTATGCCCAGGTGGCCTCTTTGGTGATCCTGGTCAACTTGGTGACTTCACTGCTGACTACGTCCATCATCTTTATAGTGCTGGGGTTCTGGACCACCACCAGCGGGCATGCCTGTATCAAGCA GAGCATCTCAAAGCTGATGCAGCTGATAGACGAGGGGGTGCTGCCTCAGAATGCCAAGCCCCCCAAAGACATCCTGCTGCTGCCCACCCTGGACTACATAAAATGGATCAACAGTCTCCCGGGCCATCTCCGGCAAAAGGTCATCCACTTATCCCCATCCTGCAGCATCAAGGTGCAGAAGGAAATG TTCATGGAGGGCCCGGGCCTGGCACTCGCAGCCTTCTCCCAAGTCGTCTCGTTGTTCCCTGGCTCCTCTTTCTGGGCCATCCTCTTCTTCATGGCTCTGCTCATCATAGGCTTGAGCAACTTGATGAGGCTCTTGGAAGGCATTGTCTTTCCCCTCCAGAACTCCATCTCCATCTTCAGGAATTATCCCAGGATACTCTCAG CGATCGTCTGCTTGGGAGGTTTTCTGGGCAGCCTCGTCTTCACCAGTCGTGCTGGCAGCTACATAATGTACTTGTTTGATGACCTCCTGGTCCCACTGACCCTCATCATCACCGTGGTCTTCCAGAACATGGCCCTGGCTTGGATCTACGGAGCTGGGAG GTTCAGGGAAGAAATGTTCAGTGAGATGGGCCGCCCTCTGTGGCCCTTCTCCTCATTCCTGTGGTGCTACGTGACCTTGCCAGGGCTGCTGGCCCTCCTCACCATCTGCCTCATGCAGCTCTACCAGGGGACACACCTCTACTACACTGCCTGGAATACCAGTGGG AGCCAGGAAGTGAAACACCTCTACCCGCGGAACAGCCTGGGCTGGGTCATCTTCCTCAGCATCCTCACCTTCCTGCCGATTCCAGTCCACCCACTCCACCAGTGGTGGTCCCTCCAGGACTACGTTGCCCCGGATCCCTTTGGAAAGCTAATGTCTAAAAAGACACCCATGCTGTCCTCCATGTCCTCACAGAGGCCGAAGCACCACTCGGTGAAGTCCCCGGAGAGAACCAGCAACGCCTCAACCAGAGGGTTAAGTATGTCCTTACTCAGGTCGCTGAAACCCGAGTCAGGGTGTCTCAGCCAGGACTCAGAGAAGTATGAGGGCTCCTCCTGGTTCAGCCTGCCTCTAGTGACCTCCCTGTCGTCTTCCTTGACCATAAGGAGTGCCAGCCTCCGTGTCTCAAGGCAGGTGAGCCCAGCCTCGATAAACACAGACAGCAGCTACAAGGGCGGGGAGACCAAGGAAGAAAGCCCAAAAGAGACATCTGTTCACTAA
- the LOC785907 gene encoding orphan sodium- and chloride-dependent neurotransmitter transporter NTT5-like isoform X2, translated as MESLEEISEEESPKERHTSSTPSWKLTAKEILATKTQNYFAQTKRAENILIQIAFSIGLSSIWRFPYLCHLNGGGSFILVYFFMLLFFGVPLMYMEMIMGKCLRVDNIRVWKQLVPWLGGIGYASILVCILVSLYNSIIITWSLSYLSNSFRYPLPWDKCPLTVTHQYFWYHTTLNASNHIEEEVETLVLNLTLGIFTVWFLLFLIMMVGLKISMQTLIFSVFLPYIILLCFLIRCLFLEGATTSLRRMVTTEFSAWASLDLWRQAGGHVLYSLGLGMGTIILFSYKSGGDNYAQVASLVILVNLVTSLLTTSIIFIVLGFWTTTSGHACIKQSISKLMQLIDEGVLPQNAKPPKDILLLPTLDYIKWINSLPGHLRQKVIHLSPSCSIKVQKEMFMEGPGLALAAFSQVVSLFPGSSFWAILFFMALLIIGLSNLMRLLEGIVFPLQNSISIFRNYPRILSAIVCLGGFLGSLVFTSRAGSYIMYLFDDLLVPLTLIITVVFQNMALAWIYGAGRFREEMFSEMGRPLWPFSSFLWCYVTLPGLLALLTICLMQLYQGTHLYYTAWNTSGSQEVKHLYPRNSLGWVIFLSILTFLPIPVHPLHQWWSLQDYVAPDPFGKLMSKKTPMLSSMSSQRPKHHSVKSPERTSNASTRGLSMSLLRSLKPESGCLSQDSEKYEGSSWFSLPLVTSLSSSLTIRSASLRVSRQVSPASINTDSSYKGGETKEESPKETSVH; from the exons ATGGAGTCCCTTGAAGAAATATCAGAGGAAGAATCCCCCAAAGAACGCCACACTTCCTCAACACCGTCCTGGAAGCTCACAGCCAAGGAGATTCTGGCCACCAAGACCCAAAACTACTTTGCTCAGACTAAAAGAGCTGAGAACATCTTGATCCagattgccttctccattggtcTAAGCAGCATATGGCGGTTCCCTTACCTGTGTCATCTGAATGGAGGAG GCAGCTTTATCCTGGTGTACTTCTTCATGCTCCTCTTTTTCGGGGTTCCCCTCATGTACATGGAGATGATCATGGGGAAATGTCTGCGCGTGGACAACATCCGGGTCTGGAAGCAGCTTGTCCCCTGGCTGGGCGGCATAGGCTACGCCAGCATACTG GTGTGCATCTTGGTGAGCTTGTACAACAGCATTATCATCACCTGGAGCCTCTCCTACCTAAGCAACTCCTTTCGTTACCCCCTGCCGTGGGACAAGTGCCCACTG actgtaacccaccagtacTTCTGGTACCACACCACTCTGAACGCCTCAAACCACATTGAAGAAGAGGTCGAGACCCTCGTCCTGAATCTCACCCTGGGCATCTTCACAGTCTGGTTCCTCCTCTTCTTAATCATGATGGTAGGGCTAAAGATTTCAATGCAG ACGCTGATTTTCTCAGTATTCCTTCCCTACATCAtcctcctctgcttcctcatccGATGTCTCTTCTTGGAAGGTGCAACCACCAGCCTCAGACGTATGGTGACCACAGAG TTCTCTGCCTGGGCCTCGCTGGACCTGTGGCGTCAAGCAGGAGGCCACGTGCTCTATTCCCTGGGCCTGGGCATGGGCACCATCATCTTATTCTCCTACAAGTCTGGAGGTGACAACTATGCCCAGGTGGCCTCTTTGGTGATCCTGGTCAACTTGGTGACTTCACTGCTGACTACGTCCATCATCTTTATAGTGCTGGGGTTCTGGACCACCACCAGCGGGCATGCCTGTATCAAGCA GAGCATCTCAAAGCTGATGCAGCTGATAGACGAGGGGGTGCTGCCTCAGAATGCCAAGCCCCCCAAAGACATCCTGCTGCTGCCCACCCTGGACTACATAAAATGGATCAACAGTCTCCCGGGCCATCTCCGGCAAAAGGTCATCCACTTATCCCCATCCTGCAGCATCAAGGTGCAGAAGGAAATG TTCATGGAGGGCCCGGGCCTGGCACTCGCAGCCTTCTCCCAAGTCGTCTCGTTGTTCCCTGGCTCCTCTTTCTGGGCCATCCTCTTCTTCATGGCTCTGCTCATCATAGGCTTGAGCAACTTGATGAGGCTCTTGGAAGGCATTGTCTTTCCCCTCCAGAACTCCATCTCCATCTTCAGGAATTATCCCAGGATACTCTCAG CGATCGTCTGCTTGGGAGGTTTTCTGGGCAGCCTCGTCTTCACCAGTCGTGCTGGCAGCTACATAATGTACTTGTTTGATGACCTCCTGGTCCCACTGACCCTCATCATCACCGTGGTCTTCCAGAACATGGCCCTGGCTTGGATCTACGGAGCTGGGAG GTTCAGGGAAGAAATGTTCAGTGAGATGGGCCGCCCTCTGTGGCCCTTCTCCTCATTCCTGTGGTGCTACGTGACCTTGCCAGGGCTGCTGGCCCTCCTCACCATCTGCCTCATGCAGCTCTACCAGGGGACACACCTCTACTACACTGCCTGGAATACCAGTGGG AGCCAGGAAGTGAAACACCTCTACCCGCGGAACAGCCTGGGCTGGGTCATCTTCCTCAGCATCCTCACCTTCCTGCCGATTCCAGTCCACCCACTCCACCAGTGGTGGTCCCTCCAGGACTACGTTGCCCCGGATCCCTTTGGAAAGCTAATGTCTAAAAAGACACCCATGCTGTCCTCCATGTCCTCACAGAGGCCGAAGCACCACTCGGTGAAGTCCCCGGAGAGAACCAGCAACGCCTCAACCAGAGGGTTAAGTATGTCCTTACTCAGGTCGCTGAAACCCGAGTCAGGGTGTCTCAGCCAGGACTCAGAGAAGTATGAGGGCTCCTCCTGGTTCAGCCTGCCTCTAGTGACCTCCCTGTCGTCTTCCTTGACCATAAGGAGTGCCAGCCTCCGTGTCTCAAGGCAGGTGAGCCCAGCCTCGATAAACACAGACAGCAGCTACAAGGGCGGGGAGACCAAGGAAGAAAGCCCAAAAGAGACATCTGTTCACTAA
- the LOC785907 gene encoding orphan sodium- and chloride-dependent neurotransmitter transporter NTT5-like isoform X3: MESLEEISEEESPKERHTSSTPSWKLTAKEILATKTQNYFAQTKRAENILIQIAFSIGLSSIWRFPYLCHLNGGGSFILVYFFMLLFFGVPLMYMEMIMGKCLRVDNIRVWKQLVPWLGGIGYASILVCILVSLYNSIIITWSLSYLSNSFRYPLPWDKCPLVRNINVTDLSCLQTVTHQYFWYHTTLNASNHIEEEVETLVLNLTLGIFTVWFLLFLIMMVGLKISMQTLIFSVFLPYIILLCFLIRCLFLEGATTSLRRMVTTEFSAWASLDLWRQAGGHVLYSLGLGMGTIILFSYKSGVLGFWTTTSGHACIKQSISKLMQLIDEGVLPQNAKPPKDILLLPTLDYIKWINSLPGHLRQKVIHLSPSCSIKVQKEMFMEGPGLALAAFSQVVSLFPGSSFWAILFFMALLIIGLSNLMRLLEGIVFPLQNSISIFRNYPRILSAIVCLGGFLGSLVFTSRAGSYIMYLFDDLLVPLTLIITVVFQNMALAWIYGAGRFREEMFSEMGRPLWPFSSFLWCYVTLPGLLALLTICLMQLYQGTHLYYTAWNTSGSQEVKHLYPRNSLGWVIFLSILTFLPIPVHPLHQWWSLQDYVAPDPFGKLMSKKTPMLSSMSSQRPKHHSVKSPERTSNASTRGLSMSLLRSLKPESGCLSQDSEKYEGSSWFSLPLVTSLSSSLTIRSASLRVSRQVSPASINTDSSYKGGETKEESPKETSVH; this comes from the exons ATGGAGTCCCTTGAAGAAATATCAGAGGAAGAATCCCCCAAAGAACGCCACACTTCCTCAACACCGTCCTGGAAGCTCACAGCCAAGGAGATTCTGGCCACCAAGACCCAAAACTACTTTGCTCAGACTAAAAGAGCTGAGAACATCTTGATCCagattgccttctccattggtcTAAGCAGCATATGGCGGTTCCCTTACCTGTGTCATCTGAATGGAGGAG GCAGCTTTATCCTGGTGTACTTCTTCATGCTCCTCTTTTTCGGGGTTCCCCTCATGTACATGGAGATGATCATGGGGAAATGTCTGCGCGTGGACAACATCCGGGTCTGGAAGCAGCTTGTCCCCTGGCTGGGCGGCATAGGCTACGCCAGCATACTG GTGTGCATCTTGGTGAGCTTGTACAACAGCATTATCATCACCTGGAGCCTCTCCTACCTAAGCAACTCCTTTCGTTACCCCCTGCCGTGGGACAAGTGCCCACTGGTGAGGAACATCAATGTCACCg ACCTTTCTTGCCttcagactgtaacccaccagtacTTCTGGTACCACACCACTCTGAACGCCTCAAACCACATTGAAGAAGAGGTCGAGACCCTCGTCCTGAATCTCACCCTGGGCATCTTCACAGTCTGGTTCCTCCTCTTCTTAATCATGATGGTAGGGCTAAAGATTTCAATGCAG ACGCTGATTTTCTCAGTATTCCTTCCCTACATCAtcctcctctgcttcctcatccGATGTCTCTTCTTGGAAGGTGCAACCACCAGCCTCAGACGTATGGTGACCACAGAG TTCTCTGCCTGGGCCTCGCTGGACCTGTGGCGTCAAGCAGGAGGCCACGTGCTCTATTCCCTGGGCCTGGGCATGGGCACCATCATCTTATTCTCCTACAAGTCTGGAG TGCTGGGGTTCTGGACCACCACCAGCGGGCATGCCTGTATCAAGCA GAGCATCTCAAAGCTGATGCAGCTGATAGACGAGGGGGTGCTGCCTCAGAATGCCAAGCCCCCCAAAGACATCCTGCTGCTGCCCACCCTGGACTACATAAAATGGATCAACAGTCTCCCGGGCCATCTCCGGCAAAAGGTCATCCACTTATCCCCATCCTGCAGCATCAAGGTGCAGAAGGAAATG TTCATGGAGGGCCCGGGCCTGGCACTCGCAGCCTTCTCCCAAGTCGTCTCGTTGTTCCCTGGCTCCTCTTTCTGGGCCATCCTCTTCTTCATGGCTCTGCTCATCATAGGCTTGAGCAACTTGATGAGGCTCTTGGAAGGCATTGTCTTTCCCCTCCAGAACTCCATCTCCATCTTCAGGAATTATCCCAGGATACTCTCAG CGATCGTCTGCTTGGGAGGTTTTCTGGGCAGCCTCGTCTTCACCAGTCGTGCTGGCAGCTACATAATGTACTTGTTTGATGACCTCCTGGTCCCACTGACCCTCATCATCACCGTGGTCTTCCAGAACATGGCCCTGGCTTGGATCTACGGAGCTGGGAG GTTCAGGGAAGAAATGTTCAGTGAGATGGGCCGCCCTCTGTGGCCCTTCTCCTCATTCCTGTGGTGCTACGTGACCTTGCCAGGGCTGCTGGCCCTCCTCACCATCTGCCTCATGCAGCTCTACCAGGGGACACACCTCTACTACACTGCCTGGAATACCAGTGGG AGCCAGGAAGTGAAACACCTCTACCCGCGGAACAGCCTGGGCTGGGTCATCTTCCTCAGCATCCTCACCTTCCTGCCGATTCCAGTCCACCCACTCCACCAGTGGTGGTCCCTCCAGGACTACGTTGCCCCGGATCCCTTTGGAAAGCTAATGTCTAAAAAGACACCCATGCTGTCCTCCATGTCCTCACAGAGGCCGAAGCACCACTCGGTGAAGTCCCCGGAGAGAACCAGCAACGCCTCAACCAGAGGGTTAAGTATGTCCTTACTCAGGTCGCTGAAACCCGAGTCAGGGTGTCTCAGCCAGGACTCAGAGAAGTATGAGGGCTCCTCCTGGTTCAGCCTGCCTCTAGTGACCTCCCTGTCGTCTTCCTTGACCATAAGGAGTGCCAGCCTCCGTGTCTCAAGGCAGGTGAGCCCAGCCTCGATAAACACAGACAGCAGCTACAAGGGCGGGGAGACCAAGGAAGAAAGCCCAAAAGAGACATCTGTTCACTAA